In Flavobacterium endoglycinae, one DNA window encodes the following:
- a CDS encoding putative signal transducing protein translates to MESFKTIAVFNYLHETVVLKHLLEQEEIPYFFENEMTLSVVPLYSTALGGIKLKVHPNDFEQVQEILDNLNNPLKIV, encoded by the coding sequence ATGGAAAGCTTTAAAACGATAGCCGTATTCAATTATCTGCACGAAACAGTGGTTCTCAAACACTTACTAGAACAAGAAGAAATCCCTTATTTTTTTGAAAACGAAATGACACTTTCAGTCGTTCCACTATATTCAACGGCGCTGGGCGGCATCAAACTCAAAGTTCATCCAAACGATTTCGAGCAAGTTCAAGAAATCCTCGACAATCTCAACAATCCTCTCAAAATCGTCTGA